The following are from one region of the Achromobacter xylosoxidans genome:
- a CDS encoding aldehyde dehydrogenase family protein: protein MNDAANTAWSRKAYNWIGGVQLSEGALRESIDPATYNIIGHYPDNGLQAASSAVAAAVRAFRTTPWAHDHELRARVLEQLARAFERNRDRLLDILSLENGKIKGEAGFELDMIPSKLRYAAAAALLESGRALTPRPGSISMVLRQPMGVAAVIAPWNSPAVLTIRSLAPALAAGCTAVVKLPGQVAQTASFMAEIMAEAEDLPDGVVNLFFESGPEGSAYLVDSPEVPVISFTGSTRTGRAISGAGARHLKRFGMELGGKTPMILFDDADVDAALPVLEKALTVFSGQFCMTGSRLLVQDGIYAAVRDGLAGRLRQVKVGPAADPDSDMGPLIDRASVERVDHAVVLAIAAGATAVERGGPVNSGPLASGAFYRPTLLEVTDNSLAIVQQETFGPVLTIQRFANEAEAIRLANDSEYGLAASVWTRDVERSLRVAQAIDAGSVWINDWAKVYDGTEEGGFKQSGLGRLNGVAALEDFIEYKHIALKSGLG, encoded by the coding sequence ATGAACGATGCCGCAAACACCGCCTGGTCCCGCAAGGCCTACAACTGGATCGGAGGCGTCCAGCTCTCCGAAGGCGCCTTGAGGGAATCGATAGACCCTGCCACCTACAACATCATCGGCCACTACCCCGACAATGGCCTGCAAGCGGCAAGTTCGGCCGTCGCGGCCGCCGTGCGCGCCTTCCGCACGACGCCGTGGGCGCATGACCACGAACTGCGCGCCCGCGTCCTGGAGCAACTGGCGCGCGCCTTCGAGCGCAACCGCGACCGGCTGCTGGATATCCTTTCGCTCGAAAACGGCAAGATCAAGGGCGAAGCCGGCTTCGAACTCGACATGATTCCAAGCAAGCTGCGCTACGCGGCCGCCGCCGCCCTGCTCGAAAGCGGCCGGGCGCTGACGCCCAGGCCTGGCAGCATCTCCATGGTCCTGCGCCAACCCATGGGCGTGGCGGCCGTGATCGCGCCCTGGAATTCGCCGGCGGTGCTGACGATACGGTCGCTGGCGCCGGCCCTGGCGGCGGGATGCACGGCGGTCGTCAAGCTGCCCGGCCAAGTGGCGCAAACGGCCAGCTTCATGGCAGAAATCATGGCCGAAGCGGAGGATCTGCCGGACGGCGTGGTCAATCTGTTCTTCGAAAGCGGACCCGAAGGCTCCGCCTATCTCGTGGACTCGCCCGAGGTTCCCGTCATCAGCTTCACCGGCTCCACCCGCACCGGCCGCGCGATCAGCGGCGCCGGCGCCAGGCACTTGAAGCGCTTCGGCATGGAACTCGGCGGCAAGACTCCCATGATCCTGTTCGATGACGCGGACGTGGACGCGGCGTTGCCCGTGCTTGAAAAGGCATTGACTGTCTTCAGCGGCCAGTTCTGCATGACCGGCTCCCGCTTGCTGGTTCAGGACGGCATCTACGCCGCGGTCCGCGACGGACTCGCCGGCCGGCTGCGCCAGGTCAAGGTCGGCCCGGCTGCCGATCCGGACAGCGATATGGGTCCGCTGATCGACCGCGCCAGCGTCGAACGCGTCGACCATGCGGTCGTCCTCGCGATCGCAGCGGGCGCCACGGCGGTCGAACGCGGCGGGCCGGTGAACAGTGGCCCGCTGGCCAGCGGCGCCTTCTACCGCCCCACCCTGCTGGAAGTGACCGACAACAGCCTGGCCATCGTCCAGCAAGAAACCTTCGGCCCGGTGCTGACGATCCAGCGCTTTGCCAATGAGGCCGAAGCCATACGCCTGGCCAACGACAGCGAGTACGGCCTGGCCGCCAGCGTCTGGACCCGCGACGTAGAGCGGTCGCTGCGCGTCGCGCAAGCCATCGACGCGGGTTCGGTATGGATCAACGACTGGGCCAAGGTCTACGACGGCACCGAGGAAGGCGGCTTCAAACAGTCCGGACTGGGACGCCTGAACGGCGTGGCCGCGCTGGAAGACTTCATCGAGTACAAGCACATCGCACTCAAATCCGGCCTCGGGTAA
- a CDS encoding GMC family oxidoreductase, producing the protein MNTGLRHPLGSENSDFEHAAFDIIVVGGGSAGAVLASRLSEDPTRRVLLIEAGRAYPPHAYPDAVRAQNIIGGDAKHDWGYASLPGWGGKSFPVPRGKVLGGSSAVNAGVWMRAPAADFERWTRAGLPHWSIADALPFFRGSEWTASGADQCHGRSGPEPVHQLHDDEISDMQHAFVVSAQMAGHPRVQDFNGDSPFGVGPYPMNNRMGQRLNTGMTYLSDLVRARPNLTIYSETLADRVDISDGRAQGVILADGERIEAGEVVLAAGTYGSAAILLRSGIGPAADLKALDIPVIADLPVGLRLQEHPFYYTVWAAHPERLGLPIPPVGAILWTQSSEAGPGDGDLHVSAVHYGDPADSPTGAIFMLALALTRPSSTGTLRLRDRDPRTAPLIDLNILGTARDRELMVEGIQLIRRIASQGPLSEIIAQELIPGPAAADAAALEAALPAALDIYHHPTSTAPMGGDGDPGAVTDYQGRLRGIAGLRVADASCFPDIPSVATNPTVVMLAERISNWIKNTET; encoded by the coding sequence ATGAATACAGGACTACGCCACCCTTTGGGGTCGGAAAATTCAGACTTCGAGCATGCTGCCTTCGACATCATCGTGGTGGGAGGCGGCTCGGCTGGAGCCGTGCTGGCCAGCCGCCTGAGCGAAGATCCGACCCGCCGAGTGCTGCTGATCGAGGCCGGCCGCGCCTATCCGCCCCACGCTTACCCCGACGCCGTCCGCGCCCAGAACATCATCGGCGGCGATGCCAAGCACGACTGGGGATATGCATCCCTGCCAGGCTGGGGCGGAAAATCCTTCCCGGTTCCGCGGGGCAAGGTGCTGGGCGGCTCCTCGGCCGTGAATGCCGGCGTCTGGATGCGGGCGCCCGCAGCCGACTTCGAGCGCTGGACCCGGGCAGGACTGCCGCATTGGTCCATCGCCGACGCGCTGCCGTTCTTCCGCGGCAGCGAATGGACCGCCTCGGGCGCGGACCAATGCCACGGCCGCTCCGGCCCGGAACCGGTGCACCAGCTGCACGACGACGAGATCTCCGACATGCAGCACGCGTTCGTGGTGTCGGCCCAGATGGCGGGTCACCCCCGCGTTCAGGATTTCAATGGCGACTCGCCTTTCGGCGTCGGCCCCTACCCGATGAACAACCGCATGGGCCAACGGCTGAACACGGGCATGACCTACCTGTCGGACCTGGTGCGCGCCCGGCCCAACCTGACGATCTACAGCGAAACGCTGGCTGACCGCGTCGATATCAGCGATGGCCGGGCGCAAGGCGTGATCCTGGCCGATGGCGAGCGGATCGAAGCCGGCGAAGTCGTGCTCGCGGCCGGAACGTATGGATCGGCAGCCATCCTGCTTCGCTCCGGCATCGGGCCGGCGGCGGACCTCAAGGCCCTGGACATCCCCGTTATCGCCGATCTGCCGGTCGGCCTGCGGCTGCAGGAGCATCCCTTCTACTACACCGTTTGGGCCGCGCATCCCGAACGGCTGGGGCTTCCCATCCCGCCGGTCGGCGCCATTCTGTGGACCCAGTCATCCGAAGCCGGCCCGGGCGACGGCGACCTGCACGTCAGCGCCGTGCACTACGGCGATCCCGCCGACTCGCCCACCGGCGCGATCTTCATGCTGGCCCTGGCGCTGACCCGTCCCAGCTCCACTGGCACCCTCAGGCTGCGGGACCGCGATCCCCGTACCGCGCCGCTCATCGACCTCAACATCCTCGGGACCGCGCGCGATCGGGAACTGATGGTCGAAGGCATCCAACTGATCCGGCGGATCGCGAGCCAGGGTCCGCTGTCCGAGATCATCGCCCAGGAACTCATACCCGGCCCGGCCGCTGCGGACGCCGCCGCGCTGGAAGCCGCCCTCCCTGCGGCGCTGGACATCTATCACCACCCGACCTCGACCGCCCCCATGGGCGGCGACGGCGATCCCGGCGCGGTAACGGACTATCAGGGGCGCCTGCGCGGCATCGCCGGCCTGCGGGTCGCGGACGCTTCCTGTTTCCCGGACATTCCCTCAGTCGCCACCAATCCCACCGTAGTCATGCTGGCCGAGCGCATCAGCAACTGGATCAAGAACACGGAGACCTGA
- a CDS encoding LysR family transcriptional regulator, with translation MSGTFSIESFSGMVAFAATVESGSFAAAGRKLGLSASAAGKAVERLELKLGVRLLHRSTRSLGPTGEGEVLYRYVSKILKDLQEAERELQLVQNAPRGRLKVSVPTVMGRRIVLPALSDFHLRFPEVMVDINLDDLIVDVIEDGYDLVLRLGELEDSRLQARNIGPHAFTTCASPAYLAQRGTPRTPADLSEHCCIHYRFPTTGRTETWAFKGEPSGRTFKPSSILNDGEALASAAIGGLGIVQVPSYLVKEDVAAGRLRPVLEDYTENRGSVSLLWPPRSAEVARVRAFIDFFAERIAARL, from the coding sequence ATGTCCGGAACCTTTTCGATCGAATCGTTCAGTGGAATGGTGGCCTTCGCGGCCACGGTGGAGTCCGGCAGTTTTGCCGCGGCCGGGCGCAAGCTGGGTTTGTCCGCTTCAGCGGCGGGCAAGGCGGTGGAAAGGCTGGAGCTAAAGCTGGGCGTGCGGTTGTTGCATCGCAGTACCCGCTCTTTGGGGCCGACGGGCGAAGGCGAGGTTCTGTACCGCTATGTCAGCAAGATCCTGAAGGATCTCCAGGAGGCGGAGCGGGAATTGCAGCTGGTGCAGAACGCGCCGCGGGGCCGGCTCAAGGTTAGCGTTCCCACGGTGATGGGCCGCAGGATCGTGTTGCCGGCGCTCAGCGACTTCCACTTGCGCTTTCCCGAGGTGATGGTGGACATCAACCTGGACGACCTGATCGTCGACGTGATCGAGGACGGATACGACCTCGTATTGCGCTTGGGCGAGCTGGAGGATTCAAGACTGCAGGCCCGCAACATCGGCCCGCATGCGTTCACGACTTGCGCTTCGCCTGCTTATCTGGCCCAGCGCGGCACGCCGCGCACGCCCGCGGATCTCAGTGAGCATTGCTGCATCCACTATCGGTTTCCAACTACGGGCAGGACGGAAACCTGGGCCTTCAAGGGAGAGCCGTCGGGCAGGACGTTCAAGCCGTCCAGCATATTGAATGATGGCGAGGCCCTGGCGTCCGCGGCGATCGGCGGGTTGGGGATCGTGCAGGTGCCCAGTTACCTGGTAAAGGAAGACGTGGCGGCGGGCCGGCTGCGGCCGGTGCTCGAGGACTACACGGAAAACCGGGGCAGCGTTTCGCTGCTATGGCCGCCCCGTTCGGCAGAGGTTGCCCGGGTGCGCGCATTCATCGATTTCTTCGCCGAGCGGATCGCGGCGCGGCTGTAG
- the rpsT gene encoding 30S ribosomal protein S20: MANTAQARKRARQSVERNKHNSSLRSMLRTAIKRVRQSIAAGDKAAAGEVFQKASSVIDRVADKNIIHKNKAARHKSRLAAAIKALA, encoded by the coding sequence ATGGCCAATACCGCCCAAGCCCGCAAGCGCGCTCGCCAATCCGTTGAGCGCAACAAGCACAATTCCAGCCTGCGCTCGATGCTGCGCACCGCCATCAAGCGCGTTCGCCAATCCATCGCCGCTGGCGACAAGGCTGCGGCTGGCGAAGTGTTCCAGAAGGCCTCCAGCGTGATCGATCGCGTGGCTGACAAGAACATCATCCACAAGAACAAGGCCGCTCGCCACAAGAGCCGCCTGGCTGCCGCCATCAAGGCGCTGGCCTAA
- a CDS encoding FecR domain-containing protein, with protein sequence MADQVINWLLLLRSGKATAQDYNDFLAWRAADPAHENAWQQLTGSLEGSTFGRLGDAYPAGYATAGPAIPPLAAPLGPAIAPPRRRFLAGALALAGTGACAAYVGNAFYPLGNVAADAATATGERRRYVLSDGSQLLLDARSRVNLDFTPAYRQVRLLDGAVTVSVAPDARRPFLVQTAEGTVRALGTRYMVRQQAQRTLVVVHEHEVEVETMSGAHGTVRAGTGARFDAARMDTPRAELMAEAAWEAGWVEARGRPLAEVIAALRPYRSGTLRVSMAAGGLPVSGHFPLDDTDAALDTLREIMPIHVRRFTPWFVSISVAT encoded by the coding sequence ATGGCGGACCAGGTAATCAATTGGCTGCTGTTATTGCGCTCCGGCAAGGCGACCGCCCAGGACTATAACGACTTCCTGGCGTGGCGCGCTGCCGACCCAGCCCACGAAAATGCCTGGCAGCAGCTGACCGGCTCGCTGGAAGGATCGACGTTCGGCCGGCTTGGCGACGCCTATCCCGCCGGTTACGCCACCGCTGGCCCCGCCATCCCGCCTCTCGCGGCCCCTCTCGGCCCCGCCATTGCGCCCCCTCGCCGCCGTTTCTTGGCCGGCGCGCTGGCGCTCGCCGGCACCGGAGCCTGCGCCGCCTACGTCGGCAATGCCTTCTATCCCCTGGGCAACGTCGCGGCGGATGCCGCCACCGCCACGGGCGAACGCCGCCGCTACGTGCTGTCCGACGGCAGCCAGCTGCTGCTGGACGCCCGCAGCCGCGTCAACCTGGACTTCACGCCTGCCTACCGCCAGGTCCGCCTGCTGGACGGCGCCGTGACGGTGTCCGTGGCGCCCGACGCGCGCCGCCCTTTCCTGGTCCAGACCGCGGAAGGCACGGTCCGCGCACTGGGCACCCGCTACATGGTGCGCCAGCAAGCCCAGCGCACCCTGGTGGTGGTGCATGAGCACGAGGTCGAGGTCGAAACCATGTCCGGCGCCCACGGCACCGTCCGCGCCGGCACCGGCGCCCGGTTCGACGCGGCCCGCATGGATACCCCGCGCGCCGAACTCATGGCCGAGGCCGCCTGGGAAGCCGGTTGGGTCGAAGCCCGCGGCCGCCCGCTGGCCGAAGTGATCGCCGCCCTGCGTCCCTACCGCAGCGGCACGCTGCGCGTGTCCATGGCCGCAGGCGGCCTGCCGGTATCCGGCCACTTCCCGCTGGATGACACCGATGCCGCGCTCGATACGCTGCGCGAAATCATGCCCATCCACGTCCGCCGCTTCACGCCCTGGTTCGTCTCCATCAGCGTCGCCACCTGA
- the murJ gene encoding murein biosynthesis integral membrane protein MurJ has translation MSLFRSAATVSSFTLLSRISGLIRDILVARAFGAGPITDAFWVAFRIPNLLRRLFAEGAFAQAFVPILGAARNNRSEAEVRTLLDRVALLLTAALMLITLIGIVAAPWVVSAMASGLRGAARDTEFGAAVWMTRVMFPYIFCMSLIAFASGVLNTWRRFAVPAFTPVLLNLAMIAACIWLAPRMDVPVYALAIGVMIGGVAQLAVQWIALARLGLTPRFTLRFREAWGDPTVQRILKQMAPATLGVSVAQISLLINTNIATWLTPGSVTWLSFADRLMEFPTALLGVALGTVLLPSLSAAHARDDHGGYSGLLDWGLRLVLLLGLPAAVGMALLSDGLVATLFHYGAFAAQDVSQTRLAVISYSAGLIGLLAVKILAPGFYAKQDIRTPVKIAIGVLIMTQLMNLVLVPLMAHAGLALAIGLGACLNALALLIGLRRRGVYQPGPGWTAFALRLLPALAALAALLWYADGRIDWIALQAHSWQRVAWLAGVLAASGAVYFGMLLLFGFRPRDFGRRPAR, from the coding sequence ATGAGCCTGTTTCGTTCGGCGGCCACGGTCAGCAGCTTCACCCTGCTGTCCCGCATTTCCGGCCTGATCCGCGACATCCTGGTGGCCCGCGCTTTCGGCGCCGGCCCCATCACCGACGCCTTCTGGGTCGCTTTCCGCATTCCCAACCTGCTGCGCCGCCTGTTCGCCGAAGGGGCCTTCGCCCAGGCCTTCGTGCCCATCCTGGGCGCCGCGCGCAACAACCGGTCCGAAGCCGAAGTCCGCACCCTGCTGGACCGCGTGGCGCTGCTGCTGACCGCGGCGCTCATGCTCATCACGCTCATCGGCATCGTCGCCGCGCCCTGGGTGGTATCGGCCATGGCCAGCGGCCTGCGCGGCGCCGCCCGCGACACCGAATTCGGCGCGGCGGTCTGGATGACGCGGGTGATGTTCCCCTACATCTTCTGCATGTCGCTGATCGCCTTCGCCTCGGGCGTGCTCAATACCTGGCGGCGCTTTGCCGTGCCGGCCTTCACGCCGGTGCTGCTCAACCTGGCCATGATCGCCGCCTGCATCTGGCTTGCCCCGCGCATGGACGTGCCGGTCTATGCGCTGGCCATCGGCGTCATGATCGGCGGCGTGGCGCAACTGGCCGTGCAATGGATCGCCCTGGCCCGGCTCGGCCTGACGCCGCGCTTCACCCTGCGGTTCCGCGAGGCCTGGGGCGACCCCACGGTGCAGCGCATCCTCAAGCAGATGGCGCCCGCCACCCTGGGGGTCTCGGTCGCGCAGATCTCGCTCTTGATCAACACCAACATCGCCACCTGGCTCACGCCGGGCAGCGTCACCTGGCTGTCCTTCGCCGACCGCCTGATGGAATTCCCCACGGCGCTGCTGGGCGTGGCGCTGGGCACGGTGCTGCTGCCCAGCCTGTCCGCGGCCCATGCCCGCGACGACCACGGCGGTTACAGCGGGCTGCTGGACTGGGGCCTGCGCCTGGTGCTGCTGCTGGGCCTGCCGGCGGCGGTAGGCATGGCGCTGCTGTCCGATGGCCTGGTCGCTACCCTGTTCCACTACGGCGCCTTCGCCGCCCAGGACGTGAGCCAGACCCGCCTGGCGGTGATTTCCTACTCCGCCGGGCTGATCGGCCTGCTGGCCGTGAAGATCCTGGCGCCCGGCTTCTACGCCAAGCAGGACATCCGCACGCCGGTGAAAATCGCCATCGGCGTGCTGATCATGACGCAACTGATGAACCTGGTGCTGGTGCCGCTGATGGCGCATGCCGGACTGGCCCTGGCGATCGGCCTGGGCGCCTGCCTGAACGCGCTGGCCCTGCTGATCGGACTGCGCCGCCGCGGCGTCTACCAGCCCGGTCCCGGCTGGACCGCGTTCGCGCTGCGCCTCCTGCCCGCCCTGGCGGCGCTGGCGGCCTTGCTTTGGTATGCGGACGGGCGCATCGACTGGATCGCCCTGCAGGCCCATTCCTGGCAGCGGGTGGCCTGGCTGGCCGGCGTGCTGGCAGCCAGCGGCGCGGTCTACTTCGGAATGTTGTTACTGTTTGGCTTCCGCCCTAGGGACTTTGGCCGACGTCCGGCGCGCTAA
- a CDS encoding 3-hydroxyacyl-CoA dehydrogenase, whose translation MEIANKVFIVTGGASGLGAGTVRMLVENGAKVVIADVQDEPGSALAKELGQRYVHCDVTQEADGKNAVAAALELGSLFGLVNCAGVAPAAKIVGKNGAHPLELFQKVVSINLIGSFNMMRLAAEAMSANAPEPTGERGVLINTASVAAFDGQIGQAAYAASKAGVAGMTLPIARDLSKTGIRCMTIAPGIFGTPMIFGMPQEVQDSLAASIPFPARLGRPEDYAKLVHSIVTNDMLNGETIRLDGAIRMPPK comes from the coding sequence ATGGAAATCGCGAACAAGGTATTCATCGTCACGGGCGGCGCGTCCGGACTGGGCGCCGGCACGGTGCGCATGCTGGTCGAAAATGGCGCCAAGGTCGTCATCGCCGACGTGCAGGACGAACCGGGCTCGGCCCTGGCCAAGGAACTGGGCCAGCGCTATGTCCACTGCGACGTGACCCAGGAAGCCGACGGCAAGAACGCCGTGGCCGCCGCGCTCGAACTGGGCTCGCTGTTCGGCCTGGTGAACTGCGCCGGCGTCGCGCCCGCCGCCAAGATCGTGGGCAAGAACGGCGCGCATCCGCTGGAACTGTTCCAGAAGGTCGTGTCGATCAACCTGATCGGCAGCTTCAACATGATGCGCCTGGCCGCCGAGGCCATGAGCGCCAACGCGCCCGAACCCACCGGCGAACGCGGCGTGCTGATCAACACCGCCTCCGTCGCGGCCTTCGACGGCCAGATCGGCCAGGCCGCCTACGCCGCCTCCAAGGCGGGCGTGGCCGGCATGACCCTGCCCATCGCGCGCGACCTGTCCAAGACCGGCATCCGCTGCATGACCATCGCCCCGGGCATCTTCGGCACGCCCATGATCTTCGGCATGCCGCAGGAAGTGCAGGACTCGCTGGCCGCCAGCATTCCCTTCCCCGCCCGCCTGGGCCGTCCGGAAGACTATGCCAAGCTGGTCCACAGCATCGTCACGAACGACATGCTCAACGGCGAAACCATCCGCCTGGATGGCGCCATCCGCATGCCGCCGAAATAA
- the adk gene encoding adenylate kinase codes for MRLILLGPPGAGKGTQAAFLTQHFGIPQISTGDMLRAAVKAGTPLGIEAKKVMDAGGLVSDEIIIGLVQDRLKQPDCANGYLFDGFPRTIPQADALKSAGVKLDYVVEIEVPEEDIIERMSGRRVHQPSGRSYHVRFNPPKVEGRDDVTGEELIQRDDDREETVRNRLAVYRDQTRPLVDYYSSWAQQNPADAPKYRKISGVGAVEEIKARLFAAVQG; via the coding sequence ATGCGTCTCATCTTGCTCGGACCTCCCGGCGCCGGCAAAGGCACCCAGGCCGCGTTTCTCACCCAACACTTCGGCATCCCCCAGATTTCCACCGGCGACATGCTGCGCGCCGCGGTCAAAGCGGGCACGCCGTTGGGCATTGAAGCCAAAAAGGTCATGGATGCCGGCGGTCTGGTTTCCGACGAGATCATCATCGGCCTGGTGCAGGACCGTCTGAAGCAGCCCGACTGCGCCAACGGCTACCTGTTCGACGGCTTCCCCCGCACCATCCCGCAGGCGGACGCGCTCAAGAGCGCCGGCGTCAAGCTGGATTACGTGGTGGAAATCGAAGTCCCCGAAGAAGACATCATCGAACGCATGAGCGGCCGCCGCGTGCACCAGCCCAGCGGCCGCAGCTACCACGTGCGCTTCAACCCGCCCAAGGTCGAAGGCCGTGACGACGTCACCGGCGAAGAACTGATCCAGCGCGACGACGACCGCGAGGAAACCGTGCGCAACCGTCTGGCCGTGTACCGCGACCAGACCCGCCCCCTGGTCGACTACTACTCGTCCTGGGCGCAGCAGAATCCCGCCGACGCGCCGAAGTACCGCAAGATCTCCGGCGTCGGCGCGGTCGAGGAAATCAAGGCGCGCCTGTTCGCAGCCGTCCAAGGCTGA
- the kdsB gene encoding 3-deoxy-manno-octulosonate cytidylyltransferase — protein MSFIALIPARTASTRLPDKPLADIAGKPMVVRTAERAALSGASRVYVATDDVRVQQAAQAHGLQALMTRADHPTGTDRLAEAVEQLGLPDDAIVVNVQGDEPLIEPELIDAVAAKLQASPEADIATCACPLANAEALFNPNVVKLVCAVNDRALYFSRAPIPWARDALASGERVLAEGLPAWHHIGLYAYRVSFLRRYPALPQGALERFESLEQLRAMEHGHVIVVHRASHPPAAGVDTPADLERVRQVYSKQI, from the coding sequence ATGAGCTTCATCGCCCTGATCCCGGCGCGCACCGCCTCGACCCGGTTGCCCGACAAGCCGCTGGCCGACATCGCCGGCAAGCCCATGGTCGTGCGCACCGCCGAACGCGCGGCGCTGTCCGGCGCCTCCCGCGTCTATGTGGCCACCGACGACGTCCGCGTGCAACAGGCGGCGCAGGCGCACGGGCTGCAGGCGCTGATGACCCGCGCCGACCACCCGACCGGCACCGACCGCCTGGCCGAAGCCGTGGAGCAGCTGGGCCTGCCCGACGACGCCATCGTGGTCAATGTGCAGGGCGACGAACCCCTTATCGAACCCGAACTCATCGATGCCGTGGCGGCCAAGCTGCAAGCCAGCCCCGAGGCAGACATCGCGACCTGCGCCTGTCCCCTGGCCAACGCCGAAGCGCTGTTCAACCCCAACGTGGTGAAGCTGGTCTGCGCCGTGAACGACCGCGCGCTGTACTTTTCACGCGCCCCGATCCCCTGGGCCCGCGATGCGCTCGCCTCCGGCGAACGCGTGCTGGCGGAAGGCCTGCCGGCCTGGCACCACATCGGCCTGTACGCGTACCGGGTGTCGTTCCTGCGCCGCTATCCGGCCCTGCCGCAGGGCGCGCTGGAACGTTTCGAATCCCTGGAACAGCTGCGCGCCATGGAACACGGCCACGTCATCGTCGTCCATCGGGCGTCCCACCCTCCTGCCGCAGGCGTAGATACCCCGGCGGATCTGGAACGCGTCCGACAGGTCTACAGCAAGCAGATATAA
- a CDS encoding Trm112 family protein: MESRLLDILVCPLCKGRLEHDRQQAELVCRADRLAFPVRDGIPVMLESEARALDDAPAAH; the protein is encoded by the coding sequence ATGGAATCCCGCCTACTCGACATCCTCGTCTGCCCGCTGTGCAAGGGCCGCCTCGAACACGACCGGCAGCAAGCCGAACTGGTTTGCCGTGCCGACCGCCTGGCCTTCCCTGTGCGCGACGGCATCCCCGTCATGCTGGAATCGGAAGCCCGCGCGCTGGACGACGCCCCCGCTGCCCACTGA
- the lpxK gene encoding tetraacyldisaccharide 4'-kinase, with protein sequence MTAKRASTLLARQWQRGGWLSNLLLPLSRLTAWEVARKRQRYLDGTRSSYRAPVPVVVIGNVYVGGTGKTPMVIATVEALRARGYTPGVVSRGYGVKVGPHARVGLGELEAARFGDEPALIARATGAPVSVHPKRALAAQALLQAHPKVDVIVSDDGLQHLALARDVEIVVQDERGVGNGRLLPAGPLREPAERLREVDVVVTNIGTPDGQPQAAGSGRPRQVRMWLEPGDTRQVSGRGTRPLAAFAGQPRIAAAAGIGNPERFFTTLRGAGIQLETALALPDHHDYAESPFQALTAEAILVTSKDAIKCAALDDPRLWEVPVRAGFSDPQLFDWLAQALRQPARA encoded by the coding sequence GTGACCGCCAAGCGTGCCTCGACGCTGCTGGCGCGCCAATGGCAGCGCGGCGGCTGGCTCTCCAATCTGCTGCTGCCGCTGTCCAGGCTGACCGCCTGGGAAGTGGCGCGCAAGCGCCAGCGCTACCTGGACGGTACCCGCAGCTCGTACCGCGCCCCGGTTCCCGTCGTGGTGATCGGCAACGTCTACGTCGGCGGCACGGGCAAGACCCCCATGGTCATCGCCACCGTCGAAGCGTTGCGGGCCCGCGGCTACACCCCCGGGGTCGTCAGCCGCGGCTACGGCGTCAAGGTCGGCCCGCACGCCCGCGTAGGGCTGGGCGAGCTCGAAGCCGCCCGCTTTGGCGATGAGCCCGCGCTGATCGCCCGCGCCACCGGGGCGCCGGTTTCCGTGCACCCGAAGCGCGCCCTGGCCGCCCAGGCCCTGCTGCAGGCGCACCCCAAAGTGGATGTGATCGTCTCGGACGACGGCCTGCAGCATCTGGCGCTGGCACGCGATGTCGAAATCGTGGTGCAGGACGAGCGCGGCGTGGGCAACGGCCGCCTGCTGCCCGCGGGCCCCTTGCGCGAGCCTGCCGAACGGTTGCGGGAGGTCGACGTGGTCGTGACGAACATCGGCACGCCTGACGGCCAGCCGCAAGCCGCTGGCAGCGGCCGGCCGCGGCAAGTCCGCATGTGGCTGGAGCCGGGCGATACGCGCCAGGTCTCGGGCCGCGGCACGCGCCCCCTGGCGGCCTTCGCCGGCCAGCCGCGCATCGCTGCGGCGGCGGGCATCGGCAATCCGGAACGCTTTTTCACCACGCTGCGCGGCGCCGGCATCCAGCTGGAAACCGCGCTCGCCCTGCCCGATCATCACGATTACGCCGAGTCGCCCTTCCAGGCGCTCACGGCCGAGGCCATCCTGGTCACGTCCAAGGACGCGATCAAATGCGCCGCCCTGGACGATCCGCGCCTGTGGGAAGTGCCCGTGCGCGCCGGCTTTTCCGACCCCCAGCTATTCGACTGGCTGGCGCAGGCGCTGCGCCAGCCGGCCCGGGCCTAG
- a CDS encoding ExbD/TolR family protein: MNFRGPRGERDELDINLIPLIDVLLVILIFLAATTSFARFTQLKVTLPQASMEQDTPPALEVAVSQDGRYALNGTLIDVSTPPEIAEVLRQAAAGKTEPLVVINADAQATHQSVINVMEAARLAGIGRVNFAAQTTR; the protein is encoded by the coding sequence ATGAATTTCCGCGGCCCCCGCGGCGAGCGCGATGAGCTGGACATCAACCTGATTCCGCTCATCGACGTGCTGCTGGTCATCCTGATCTTCCTGGCGGCAACCACTTCCTTCGCGCGCTTCACCCAGCTGAAGGTGACGCTGCCCCAGGCCTCGATGGAACAGGACACGCCTCCGGCGCTGGAAGTCGCCGTCAGCCAGGACGGGCGCTACGCGCTCAACGGCACGCTCATCGACGTCTCCACGCCCCCCGAGATCGCCGAGGTCCTGCGCCAAGCCGCGGCCGGCAAGACCGAACCACTGGTCGTCATCAACGCCGACGCTCAGGCCACCCACCAGTCCGTGATCAACGTCATGGAAGCCGCCCGGCTGGCTGGCATCGGCCGCGTCAACTTCGCCGCGCAGACCACCCGGTGA